TCACCACCGAATACCGGCGGTTCTATCCTCTGGGGGACTCGGCCGGGCAGGTCTTGGGATTCACCGGGGAGGACGGCGCGGGGCTGGAAGGCGTGGAAAGAGCCTATGACGGATTGCTGCGGCAGGCGGTCCGAAAGGTCGGAGGCTTCCGAGACGGTGGACGTCACAGGATGTGGCTCGATACGGTGCCCCCGCCGGTGGCGGAAGAGCGCTACGGGCTGAAACTGACTCTGGATGCACGCATCCAGTCGCTTTGTGAGCGGCACCTGGAAGAGGCCGTCAGGGAACAGGAGGCTTCCGCCGCCGAAATGGTCGTGCTGGACGCTCGGAGTTTCGAGGTGGTCGCCATGGCCAATTGGCCGCCTTTCGATCCCAATCGGTACGCGTCGTCATCGCCGGGGGAATGGCGGAATCGGGCCATCGCGGATCTTTTCGAGCCTGGAAGCGCCTTCAAGGTGTTCTTGGTGGCGGCGGCCCTGGACGCGGGCCGGGTTCGGGGGAACGAACGGATATTTTGTGAAAACGGAGATTTCAGGCTGGCGCGTCACACCATCCATGATGTTCACCCTCACGGGTGGCTCACTCTTTCGGAAGTCCTGAAGTATTCGAGCAACATCGGGGCTGCCAAGCTGGCCATGGAGGTTGGAAGTGAAACGTATCACCGGTACATCCGGGAGTTCGGTTTCGGGAGCCGAACGGGAATCGACCTGCCGGGTGAAGGGGCGGGCCTCGTCCGTTCATGGGATGCGTGGCGGCCCGTCGATCTGGCATCCTGCGCGTTCGGACAGAGTCTCGCGGTGACGACCCTGCAGCTTACCTGCGCGGTGGGAGCCATCGCCAACGGGGGGCTCATGGGAGTACCGAGGGTGGCGGGTGAAGCCGTCGCCCCCGACGGCCGTACGCTGAAACGGTTCGGAGGGCATCCATGGCGCCGGGTCGTCACCAGGGAGACGGCCGAACGTATCCGAGAGATGATGCAGGCGGTTACCGAACAAGGCGGCACGGGAACCCAGGCGGTTCCGGCGGGATATCCGGTGGCCGGGAAAACGGGGACGGCGCAGGTGCTGGATCCTGAGACGGGCACCTATTCCAACGAGAGATACACGGCCGTTTTCACGGGTTTCGTGCCGGCCGATGATCCCCGGATCGTCATGACGGTGGTCGTTCACGATCCCCGTAAGAGTATCTACGGCGGCGTGGCCGCGGCCCCCGTTTTCAGAAAGGTGGCCGCTTCGGCGCTTCCGCATCTGGGCGTGCTGCCACGCCGTGATCCGCCGTCTCCGACCGCGGCGGTGCGCCGAGCGGCGGCTCCCACGGCTCCCGCTGCAACCTCGAGTCCGCCGGCTTATGCTTCCCGGAACGCCTCTGAAGCCCTCCTTCCGAATCTCTGCGGGCGGACGCTGAAATCGGCCTTGAAGGAGCTGTCGGCACTCGGCGTAACGGCGCGCTTCCAGGGAAGCGGCCTCGTGGTGGAGCAGGATCCGCCGGCCGGTACGGTCCTTCGCGATGCTTCGGAAGTGAGGCTGGTACTCGAGGATCTCTCATGACTACAGAACGGGCGGGACAACCCGCGGCCAGCCCCCTCCACGAACTTCTGGCCGAACTCGAAGTCTTTGAGCTTTCGGGGAATGCAGCGGTGGCCGTCAAGGGATTGGCCTGCGACAGCCG
This is a stretch of genomic DNA from Desulfoglaeba alkanexedens ALDC. It encodes these proteins:
- a CDS encoding penicillin-binding protein, translated to MKAFQLQVLEHSVWAERADAQTRTTLDIPVYRGSLMDRSGRLLAVSVGQPSLFADGMHVTDPKGTAEKLASILSEPVQELEGRLRTRKRFIWIRRNLSDAQALECRRARLPGVYLTTEYRRFYPLGDSAGQVLGFTGEDGAGLEGVERAYDGLLRQAVRKVGGFRDGGRHRMWLDTVPPPVAEERYGLKLTLDARIQSLCERHLEEAVREQEASAAEMVVLDARSFEVVAMANWPPFDPNRYASSSPGEWRNRAIADLFEPGSAFKVFLVAAALDAGRVRGNERIFCENGDFRLARHTIHDVHPHGWLTLSEVLKYSSNIGAAKLAMEVGSETYHRYIREFGFGSRTGIDLPGEGAGLVRSWDAWRPVDLASCAFGQSLAVTTLQLTCAVGAIANGGLMGVPRVAGEAVAPDGRTLKRFGGHPWRRVVTRETAERIREMMQAVTEQGGTGTQAVPAGYPVAGKTGTAQVLDPETGTYSNERYTAVFTGFVPADDPRIVMTVVVHDPRKSIYGGVAAAPVFRKVAASALPHLGVLPRRDPPSPTAAVRRAAAPTAPAATSSPPAYASRNASEALLPNLCGRTLKSALKELSALGVTARFQGSGLVVEQDPPAGTVLRDASEVRLVLEDLS